One Deltaproteobacteria bacterium genomic window carries:
- a CDS encoding tetratricopeptide repeat protein — MNRNNIVIIVVIVVAVAIAAYLIGSKSGDSTATGVKQGMPQNGGAYYPMPQTNPNEVIAELEKQIAANPKDAKLHVSIGKAYFGLQKFDMAAAHYKNAVKLDPKDVDSYNDLGLSLHYMKNSSEAISFIDKGIAVNPYYQRIWLTKGFVLATGLNDVNGANEAWKKAISIDPNSEVAAAAKSYIAKVGQTKAGK; from the coding sequence ATGAATAGAAATAACATCGTAATAATAGTTGTTATCGTCGTGGCCGTAGCAATAGCCGCGTATCTCATAGGCTCGAAATCCGGAGACAGCACGGCGACCGGCGTTAAGCAGGGCATGCCGCAAAATGGCGGCGCGTATTATCCTATGCCGCAGACAAACCCGAACGAGGTAATAGCAGAGCTTGAAAAACAGATAGCCGCCAATCCGAAGGACGCGAAGCTGCATGTGAGCATCGGCAAGGCGTACTTCGGCTTGCAGAAGTTCGATATGGCGGCCGCGCACTATAAGAACGCCGTAAAGCTCGACCCTAAGGACGTCGATTCGTATAACGACCTAGGGCTTTCGCTCCATTATATGAAGAACTCATCCGAGGCCATATCTTTTATCGATAAGGGGATAGCGGTGAACCCGTATTATCAGCGTATATGGCTTACAAAAGGGTTCGTGCTCGCCACCGGGCTAAACGACGTAAACGGCGCAAACGAGGCGTGGAAAAAGGCCATATCCATAGACCCAAACAGCGAGGTTGCCGCTGCCGCAAAAAGTTATATAGCCAAAGTAGGTCAGACAAAGGCCGGTAAATAA
- a CDS encoding cytochrome c biogenesis protein ResB: MSNDTGQNAEKKSLVSNIPLTVWSIFSSLKFTIFILMAIAFVSIFGTIVEQGREMSVYVAEYGEKWARVIEVLRLDDMYHTGWFTSLLILLVLNIIACTWERFPSKWKSLLGHADDFNTAVIKNLSHKESVRVYRSSRAAVELTTAMFAKHKYKHRVRENSDGSVAVYAWKGLIGRFGSDVTHVSLFVILLGAIIGSYWGYKDFKSMTVGTTATVKNADFSLRLDKFWIDYYESGQIRQYNSILTVIEGGKEVFQKQIWVNEPLYYKGIRFYQSSWGKSWNRIQAANLVLKRIDSGAEVTTFSVPWGEMVNVPGTPYSVKIAGFVSDFAFDPETKQIYSSGDDHKNPALMLEVYEKDKERNTAWIFGNIPGFRQAIPGTKYDLLLDSYNPALYSGLSVNKDPGTNIVWLGTGIMGVGFFFAFFIFHRRVWVQVSPDGNAMSVVDIGGMTNKNTLGFEKEFAEMVKSLKDIPMGGTEAK, from the coding sequence ATGTCCAACGATACCGGTCAGAATGCAGAGAAGAAAAGCTTGGTAAGCAATATCCCGCTTACTGTCTGGAGCATATTCAGCTCGCTTAAGTTCACCATCTTCATCCTCATGGCGATAGCCTTTGTCTCGATATTCGGCACCATAGTCGAACAGGGCAGAGAGATGTCGGTTTACGTCGCCGAGTACGGCGAGAAGTGGGCGCGCGTCATCGAGGTGCTGCGCTTAGACGACATGTACCACACCGGATGGTTTACTTCGCTTCTCATACTGCTCGTCCTTAATATCATCGCATGCACGTGGGAGAGGTTTCCATCCAAGTGGAAATCCCTTCTTGGCCATGCAGACGACTTCAATACCGCTGTTATAAAAAATCTTTCCCACAAGGAAAGTGTTAGGGTTTACCGCAGCTCTCGCGCAGCAGTCGAGCTTACCACCGCCATGTTTGCAAAGCACAAGTATAAGCACAGAGTGCGGGAGAACTCCGACGGCTCTGTGGCCGTCTACGCGTGGAAGGGGCTGATAGGCCGCTTTGGCTCCGATGTTACGCACGTGAGCCTTTTTGTAATCCTTCTTGGCGCCATCATCGGCAGTTACTGGGGATATAAGGATTTCAAGAGCATGACCGTGGGTACGACGGCGACGGTAAAGAACGCTGATTTTTCGTTAAGGCTAGATAAGTTCTGGATAGATTACTACGAGAGCGGGCAGATACGCCAGTATAACTCGATCCTTACCGTTATCGAGGGCGGCAAGGAAGTGTTCCAAAAGCAGATATGGGTAAATGAGCCGTTATACTATAAGGGGATACGGTTCTACCAGTCGAGTTGGGGCAAATCATGGAACAGGATACAGGCTGCGAACCTTGTTCTAAAGAGAATAGACAGCGGCGCCGAAGTGACGACCTTCTCCGTGCCGTGGGGAGAGATGGTGAATGTCCCCGGCACGCCGTATTCAGTCAAAATCGCCGGGTTTGTCTCGGACTTCGCATTCGACCCGGAGACAAAGCAGATATATTCAAGCGGCGACGACCATAAAAATCCGGCCCTGATGCTCGAGGTCTATGAAAAGGATAAGGAAAGAAATACCGCATGGATATTCGGCAATATCCCAGGTTTTAGACAAGCCATACCGGGCACGAAATACGATCTGCTTCTCGATTCATATAACCCGGCGCTCTATTCCGGTCTTTCCGTGAATAAGGACCCTGGCACCAACATCGTGTGGCTTGGCACCGGCATCATGGGCGTTGGGTTCTTTTTCGCGTTCTTTATATTCCACAGGCGCGTGTGGGTGCAGGTCTCGCCGGATGGTAACGCTATGTCGGTGGTTGACATCGGCGGCATGACCAATAAAAACACCCTTGGATTTGAAAAAGAGTTCGCTGAAATGGTAAAATCATTGAAAGACATCCCTATGGGGGGAACGGAGGCAAAGTAA
- the ccsB gene encoding c-type cytochrome biogenesis protein CcsB produces MESQGPKVVMSLMFFTMSFAFYALAAGFYVGNWVFRKKWIGLIATSLTVVAALSTTMILVSRAIESGHAPFSNLYESMVLFVWALNVGYLWFELKYKMKVLGAVIMPITVASMFAAWMLPYRFKDVGDLNPALQNKWKWMVEFFSKFGLEKYAIGWLDFHVFTTFVGYAAFAIAFGLAIAYLVRNHYETTGKTNALVSAFPESKVLDELEYISIAWGFPFLGIGIVSGAVWANAAWGTYWSWDPKETWSLITWLIYAAYLHARVTRGWRGTKAAWLSIAGFAAVIFLYWGVSFILPGLHAYA; encoded by the coding sequence ATGGAAAGCCAGGGACCAAAAGTAGTAATGTCGCTAATGTTCTTTACCATGAGCTTCGCCTTTTATGCGCTGGCTGCCGGGTTTTATGTCGGCAACTGGGTGTTCAGGAAAAAATGGATAGGGCTCATCGCCACATCCCTTACCGTGGTGGCCGCGCTCTCTACCACCATGATCCTCGTAAGCAGGGCCATAGAGAGCGGGCATGCGCCGTTCTCGAACCTCTATGAGTCCATGGTGCTTTTCGTTTGGGCGCTCAACGTCGGCTATCTCTGGTTCGAGCTGAAATATAAGATGAAGGTGCTTGGCGCGGTCATCATGCCCATAACCGTTGCCTCGATGTTTGCCGCGTGGATGCTTCCTTACCGCTTTAAGGACGTCGGCGACCTTAACCCGGCGCTGCAGAATAAGTGGAAGTGGATGGTAGAGTTTTTCTCCAAGTTCGGCCTCGAAAAGTACGCCATAGGCTGGTTGGATTTCCATGTGTTCACGACGTTTGTAGGGTATGCGGCCTTTGCCATAGCGTTTGGCCTGGCAATAGCGTATCTTGTGAGAAACCACTACGAGACGACCGGCAAGACCAACGCGCTCGTAAGCGCATTCCCTGAGTCCAAGGTGCTCGACGAGCTCGAGTACATATCCATAGCATGGGGTTTTCCGTTTCTCGGCATAGGAATCGTGTCTGGCGCCGTGTGGGCAAATGCCGCATGGGGTACGTACTGGTCCTGGGACCCGAAGGAAACATGGTCGCTTATAACCTGGCTCATATACGCCGCCTATCTGCATGCGCGCGTTACCAGGGGGTGGAGAGGAACGAAGGCCGCTTGGCTTTCTATAGCCGGGTTTGCGGCGGTCATATTCCTATACTGGGGCGTAAGCTTCATACTGCCGGGGTTGCACGCGTACGCTTAG
- a CDS encoding TlpA family protein disulfide reductase has product MVDNADNEKNLTPIIVAVVAVIVAAVVAFVFMGRDSYKEIEKSSSAIDFVLPDMDGKLRKLGDYKGKVVFLNFWATWCPPCKEEMPSMQVLYDNLKDKNFVIVAVSSDTSADDVKKFIGENKLTFPVLLDPKGKIKEAYKTTGFPETFIIDQNGVVAEKVVGPRNWTDNGNLSVIFDLIKNGPRPRK; this is encoded by the coding sequence ATGGTCGATAACGCTGATAACGAGAAAAACCTAACACCCATAATCGTTGCCGTGGTAGCGGTGATAGTTGCGGCTGTCGTTGCATTCGTGTTCATGGGGCGCGACAGCTATAAGGAAATAGAAAAGTCCAGCAGCGCAATTGATTTCGTTTTGCCGGATATGGACGGTAAGCTCCGTAAGCTTGGCGACTATAAGGGTAAGGTCGTGTTCCTAAACTTCTGGGCCACGTGGTGCCCGCCGTGCAAGGAAGAGATGCCTTCCATGCAGGTGCTCTACGATAATCTTAAGGACAAGAACTTCGTTATCGTGGCTGTAAGCTCCGATACTTCGGCAGACGACGTAAAGAAGTTTATCGGCGAAAACAAGCTGACCTTCCCCGTGCTTCTTGACCCGAAGGGAAAAATCAAGGAGGCCTACAAGACCACAGGCTTCCCCGAGACCTTTATAATAGACCAGAACGGCGTTGTCGCGGAGAAGGTGGTTGGCCCGAGGAACTGGACCGATAACGGGAATTTGTCTGTTATCTTTGACTTAATAAAGAACGGCCCCAGGCCGCGTAAGTAG